The sequence AAACGAGAGTAGCAATCAATTGACCAGTTATCCTTCAGTAGGACAAAGGATCCACGTAGTATCAGGTGTTATCCCCAATTTCACATTCCGCAACTTCAGATTCAGCCAATTGGGATGATTTCTATTACTTGGCCTCTTTTTCATTAACCAAGTACAAAAAGATTCACTACTACAACATGGTCAAGAATCCTTAAGCAGAATATGCCTAAAGCTCAAGACCACCATGTTTATGATGAAAGCATAGAAAAGAGAAATTGTCTTTGTCTACAGATAGATCAACAGAAAGTACATGACAAGACATTCGCTAAGCACAACAATTGCTCAAGAAAAGAAGACTTCAAATCAagccccaaaaaaaaaaagatttcatGCTACAGTCTATAGAGGTAATTTACTGTCATTGAATGGAGAAAGGAACACTTCAGATTGATTATTAAGACTTATCTCGAACAGCACACGTTAGAGCAATAAGTTTGAAACTTGGTTATGTCACTaagtaaaaggaagaaagaaaagattaCCTTGTCATAAAGCCCCGCATCCTGATACTGCCGAGCAGCGTCAAGCAGAAACTGTTGTCTTGTCTTTTCATCTGTTAAAAACCTTCCAAGTTGACCTTCTTCTCCAGTACCCCTTGGACCAAGTAAAATATCGATACCACCATCTCGCGACAAAAGCTCTGTAAGAAGTTGCTTCAACATTGAGCTCCTTTGCCTTTGCTGATCCATATTACCACGTCCACTCCATGACAACTGCCCACCACCAACTGCTGCTGCTGCTTGCACATAGTATTCCAATGCCATTACCATATCACCATGACGCAGGTAAAATGATCCATACTGCCTAATTATGCTAGAAGCTTCAGCAAAAGCATCCATGGCCCCAAATTTTTGCCCTAACCCTGTACCTTCAGAGAGGACTCCATAGTCTGCCAACACTATAGCCATATGAGCAGCATCTACATTATATCCTTCATCTCCGATATCCTTGGACAAATAAAGGACGGCTGGAAGTAGCTGGATGCTTAAAAGTAAAACATAAGGATAAACCAAAGGATCCTTTCCATTTTTAGTATAGTGTGATGGCTCAAACTTGTTTAGGTAAGCTTGCAAATCATCCAAAGTGTAAGGTGCCAACCCCTCATTCAGGACAACAGAAGACCTGACAGGACTTTCACGTACAGCAGATAATTTGAACCACAAGAAATCCTCTATAGTAGAGAAAAGTGTAGGGAATTCTCGAACAAATCTGTCAATTTGCCTAACGGAACCAGATATTATGGTGTAGAGAAGCAACTTTTTCTTATCGTACATTGGTCGACCTGCTCGATCACCCAACCTTAACATCTTCTCACATTCTTCCGAAGCAACTGCCGCTGTCTCTGCTGATACCATGCCTCCACTGGAAATCCACTCTGTCAGCTGCGGAAAACAGGGACtgttaaaattaaagatgaatgGATAACATATACAAAATATGAAATCGACAGAACGCATACCAGAGGAGCAAACTGGTGGGACATGCGAGATAGTTGGGCAATCTCTCCTGCTTCATTGTAGTAGCCAGTTCTCAAGCAAAAGTATATCTATTTTAAGATAGAATAACCCGAATCAGTTTGATAAATGTGCAGTTAAAAGTTCAAGTTGTTCCAACAGGGTAAAGCAGCAAAAATGCACATTTTATAATAGGTTATGACCAAGAGCAACACCTTCTACTCGTATTTATTTTCTTCTACTACTGCTTTGTTGCTAGTTTTGATAGTAAATTATGAAAATCtaaaatgatgaaaatagcaGAAGTTTAGAGCAGAGAAACTATATAAACTTTTGCAGCTGGTCGAAGCAAGAGGTATAACAAATAAAGGAACCAACTATGAATTTAAGATTGTCGAATAATCATAAGCCAGCAAATAGTGGAAGGAAAGCATCCGAAGACAAAAAAGGTTGTTAAGAAAatataagagaaaagaaaagacccCCTAGTTAATTCAAGAAATTGTTAGATAAATTAAATCTCAAACAACACTAAGATCCTGAAGGAAAATAACACCTACCAGCTCATGAAAAACAAGAAAGTGAAACTACTCAATTGCACAGAGTATAGCCTATAACATATATGTTTATAAAAAGAATCTGGTcaaatttcttttcaaatcaCAAGGAGGTGATCTAGTTTGATTTGATATGCTTCAATTACATGATTTGCAAACCTGCAGGTTTTACACCAGGAATGGCAATTCTTGAAATACAAGAAAAAATAAGAATACAGTCATAACTTGCACATATGATTAGATTGATTGATCTAAACCATAACTGAAATATCACCTatcaaaaaaggaagaaaagaaaccTTAATGGAAACATCTAAAGTTCATAACAAAATGCAAAAGCCTGCATAGGGATGGTTTGTGTCATCAGAGTAAAGCATTCAAACCTGCTGCCAGGTGGTATCAACAGGAGGCTGTCTACGGGCATCAACCGCATCAAAATCAAGGACCCCATAGTCCCTTAGACGGATCTGAGGTAAGGAAGAACAATCACTCTAATGCCAGTCATAGAAAATGAAAAACAATCTCCACAATGCTATAATCATGGAAAATGATATATGCAAGCCTCCTAAAACAAGATTGCAGATTACTAATGACATGCTAAAGAGATGCCAAACTAACCCTGAGAAAGGCGCGGATTCTCTGCAAATTACCAACAGCACCACCAAGTGCGGCCTACAATAGTCAGCAGGACCTCAATTATCAGCAATGTCAATTTACATCAAATGGGCAACAAACCGTGACAAGCCCAGAAACCGTTCTCCCTGCATCcccccaaaatgaagaaaaacaaagaaggctgaattttcctttccctttttttttttttttgggggggtgggggggggtaAGAATAAAACATAATGTTGAAAAGGACCCAAAAGAGATTTCATAAACATTCAAAGTAACAAGCTATCCTTCAGTCAATTTGAAGAATCCAATTAACAGTACACTAAATAGATCGCAGAGTGTGATGGAGTCAACCATAGAAATGCTTATCAAATGACAACACCAGCCCCAATACATTACCTGAGCAGGATGAGCTTGAATTGTTTCCATGACATACTTCTCGTGACCCCATTCTAGGTGGCGTCTAGCTCCAATTACTAAGGACATTTTCTTTGAAATATTATGTTGGGCAGCTGAATCTTCACCCATCAATGCCtataattaaatttgttaattGATAACCATTTGCAAATAGAAAATCTAAACAGCATAAGATTAAAAGAGAGATACAAAGTCAATTTTGCCACCATACCGACATTAGATGCCAGATCTTCTGAATGCCAACTGACTTCCCACCATATGCATTGAGACCCAAACCCTCAAGAGCATGCTTAAAAGCTGTAGCAGGctaacaataataacaactaaTTAACCAAATACAAAAACACAGTATGAAAATTCTTTAAAGTGATTAAGAAGCCATCCAATCAACAAAATCAACATAGTAAAACGTCAAATGAACACCAAGAGGAGGCTACCAAATAAAGAGGTCAAAGTGATAGTATGCATAAATTCTTAATTTGAATCATCAAGTATTAAACTTTATCTAGCTAGTGTCCAACAGCAATATGCAAATTACTCCCTCTGTCCCAAAAAGGAAAGACGGGGATTGGTGAACGGCGGTCAAAGCATGCCATTTTATATGTTCATTTGAGCATCAATtccttaattttttaaataaataaatctttttagagacaaacgtaaaACTACCGTACATCACATTTGCTGtatttaaaacttaaaagtactttgatatgtttgaaaaaaaaataatcaaaaactaTGGCTATTCAAATAGTAACAGCATCATCATATGAAGCAGGACAGGCAGCGcatatcatttttttcttttttgatgagCAGGCAAAGAGTATCACATTGCGTCTTGTGCACTACGGTATTTCAATCTTGTCTGTGTTTTTCGCCTTTCTTGCATGCTTTTTTCTAATATGGTACTTTGGCAGAATAGACTGTTAGACACTTCTATTTGTTCGGTTTTGACATTCCGGTCCCCACACTTAATGATGGTTCATCTAGACACTTTTACTCATTTAAAGTCAATATTTTAAACCCCTCTGACCATTGACCAAGCTTATGTGGCATATGCATTGCTGAGTTGGGTAAAATGTGTCATTGCACAACTTTGATGATTCCaattaaaaaataacaaaaaatgaaaagaaaagaaaaagttattCTTACACAAAAATTCCACCTCCATCGAGGTCTTTTCCCCCTCCCCACTTTTCATTCTTTCTCGCCCCCCAACCCCCCAAACGATCAACACATCCCTTCTTCTCCATgtccaatttcttttctttctttcactttcTACTTCCCTTGTCTTTTCCAGTTTGCCTCAAAATCAAGTCACATATGGACAGTCATTGGAGGGAATAAAATAGAGTTTCAAATTTTTTGTTGTGAAATAATGGGTTTTTTGGTAACTTGATTTAAGAGATGTGATTTTGATTTTTCACTGATTTGAAGGCTCTGGTTTACTGATCTGAAAGTCTACTATAAAGGAGTTGAGTTTTTGACATTATTTTCGCAAagtagaaaagagagaaaaatggaGGAGGTGTTCTAGGGTTTTGCCAGCCATTTATCGGTGGTTATTCTCGCCTTTGGtcttactttttcttctttttggggtCAAGATCTAAAGATATCATGCGGAGAATTTACAGAGATTGAGT is a genomic window of Nicotiana tabacum cultivar K326 chromosome 16, ASM71507v2, whole genome shotgun sequence containing:
- the LOC107795313 gene encoding nuclear pore complex protein NUP93A produces the protein MANDVDMSGWSELLHSSSKLLEQAAPSAQFPPLQRNLDQLEALTKKLKAKNLRTEAPSQSIAATRLLAREGINAEQLARDLKSFELKTTFEDVFPAEATTVEEYLQQIHEMAMVSAVQEAQKDNLKNFNDYMMKVLENDWKKEKRDFLHSLSRISTLPRTNISESSPLSGRQGQIASLTYSPQISSGPASVESAPLANRPIVEKKAAAYGEVVKNLNSARERSFPFKPATAFKHALEGLGLNAYGGKSVGIQKIWHLMSALMGEDSAAQHNISKKMSLVIGARRHLEWGHEKYVMETIQAHPAQAALGGAVGNLQRIRAFLRIRLRDYGVLDFDAVDARRQPPVDTTWQQIYFCLRTGYYNEAGEIAQLSRMSHQFAPLLTEWISSGGMVSAETAAVASEECEKMLRLGDRAGRPMYDKKKLLLYTIISGSVRQIDRFVREFPTLFSTIEDFLWFKLSAVRESPVRSSVVLNEGLAPYTLDDLQAYLNKFEPSHYTKNGKDPLVYPYVLLLSIQLLPAVLYLSKDIGDEGYNVDAAHMAIVLADYGVLSEGTGLGQKFGAMDAFAEASSIIRQYGSFYLRHGDMVMALEYYVQAAAAVGGGQLSWSGRGNMDQQRQRSSMLKQLLTELLSRDGGIDILLGPRGTGEEGQLGRFLTDEKTRQQFLLDAARQYQDAGLYDKSIEIQKRVGAFSAALDTINKCLSDAICALARGRLDGDSRTSGLILSGNEILEMFKYYPDISPQERENVLAQQIVLRQLEAVLSIHKLARLGNHLDAIKEVAKLPFLPLDPRTPDFATDVFKNLSHHVQACVPDLLKVALHCLENVRDTDGSLRALRDKIANFLANNMNQNWPRDLYEKVARSL